A window from Betta splendens chromosome 1, fBetSpl5.4, whole genome shotgun sequence encodes these proteins:
- the sgms2a gene encoding phosphatidylcholine:ceramide cholinephosphotransferase 2 isoform X3, with product MSQGAASGSQGSAAADGGGTARTERGRSIACRRFFFLIGTLYLYRCVTMYITTLPVPGMHMTCAPKLHGDSHAKVQRVLQLISGGGLSITNSHLLCGDFLYSGHTVMLTLTYLFIKEYSPRSFWWYHLMCWLLSAVGVVCILVAHEHYSVDVVVAYFITSRLFWWYHTMANLQTLKCSPNNYLTNTWWNPLFNFLERNVQTAVPCSYSWPITWPPACLKNPCKKYSMVQSTREE from the exons ATGAGTCAGGGCGCAGCATCAGGGAGTCAGGGAAGTGCGGCTGCGGACGGAGGAGGCACAGCGAGGACGGAGCGAGGCAG GTCCATCGCCTGCAGGCGGTTCTTCTTCCTCATTGGCACCCTGTACTTGTACCGCTGTGTCACTATGTACATCACCACCCTGCCTGTACCTGGCATGCATATGACCTGTGCTCCGAAG CTCCACGGAGACTCCCATGCAAAAGTCCAGCGAGTCCTGCAGCTTATTTCAGGCGGAGGTCTGTCCATTACCAACTCCCACCTCCTGTGTGGAGACTTCCTCTACAGCGGACACACTGTGATGCTGACCCTCACCTACCTGTTCATCAAAGAAT ACTCGCCGCGGTCGTTCTGGTGGTACCATCTGATGTGCTGGCTGCTCAGCGCCGTGGGTGTGGTGTGCATCTTGGTGGCACATGAGCACTACAGTGTGGACGTGGTCGTGGCCTATTTCATCACCTCCCGCCTGTTCTGGTGGTACCACACCATGGCAAATTTACAG ACTCTGAAATGCTCGCCCAACAACTACCTCACAAACACCTGGTGGAACCCACTGTTCAACTTCCTGGAGAGGAACGTCCAGACGGCGGTCCCGTGCTCGTACAGCTGGCCCATCACCTGGCCCCCCGCCTGCCTCAAGAACCCCTGCAAGAAGTACTCCATGGTGCAGAGCACGCGGGAGGAGTGA
- the coro2aa gene encoding coronin-2A isoform X2 yields the protein MSWRPQYRSSKFRHVFGKPATKESCYDGVPITCSVQDNNFCAVNPRFLAVITECAGGGAFLVLSIHHTGKVDPHHPRVSGHRGNVLDIKWNPFNDYCIASCSEDNTVKVWEIPPHGVMKNLTVAWKELQGHSRRVSLIEWHPTANGILFSTGYDYQIMIWNLDCSEQVIKNPVRTISHHSDVVLSMSFNTDGSLLATACKDRKVRLMETYSGNLLQEANSKTHKATKVLILGNMKMLLTSGTSRWNDRQMALWDQDDLSVPLLEENVDGSSGVMFPFYDPDTHMLYLAGKGDGNIRYYEISSEKPYIHYLTEFRSSLPQKGMGVMPKRGLDVSSCEVFRFYRLVTIKSLIEPLSMIVPRRSEAYQEDIYPMTPGNRPALTADEWLCGVSKGPVLMSLKPGTQVAESYPEMNKGLGNSLDTRRSQSRPGMLQLAFIQNQLGTKEAKGDGGHADDHRGRTAVSNGEDLALCSPPRTENEMRLKFHKQQEEIRRLRELVNQRDVRIKQLELEIKNIKNSQSPEVS from the exons ATGTCATGGCGTCCTCAGTACCGCAGCTCCAAGTTCCGCCACGTGTTCGGGAAACCCGCCACCAAGGAGAGCTGCTACGACGGCGTGCCGATCACGTGCAGCGTGCAGGACAACAACTTCTGCGCCGTCAACCCGCGTTTCCTGGCCGTCATCACGGAGTGCGCCGGAGGAGGGGCCTTCCTGGTCCTGTCCATCCACCAC ACGGGTAAAGTGGACCCCCACCACCCCAGAGTGTCGGGCCACAGAGGCAACGTGTTGGACATCAAATGGAATCCCTTCAACGACTACTGCATCGCGTCGTGCTCCGAGGACAACACG GTCAAAGTGTGGGAAATCCCCCCCCACGGCGTGATGAAGAACCTCACGGTAGCGTGGAAGGAGCTTCAGGGCCACAGCCGCAGAGTGAGCCTCATCGAGTGGCACCCGACTGCTAACGGCATCCTTTTCAGTACAGGCTACGACTaccag ATAATGATCTGGAACCTGGACTGCTCGGAGCAGGTGATAAAGAACCCTGTACGGACCATCAGCCATCACTCGGACGTGGTTCTGTCCATGTCTTTCAACACggacggcagcctgctggccACCGCCTGCAAAGACAGGAAGGTGCGTCTGATGGAGACATACTCAGGAAAcctgctgcag GAAGCCAACTCTAAGACGCACAAAGCCACTAAGGTGCTGATCCTGGGCAACATGAAGATGCTCCTCACGTCCGGAACCTCGCGCTGGAACGATCGACAGATGGCTCTGTGGGATCAG GACGACCTGTCTGTGCCTTTGTTAGAGGAGAACGTGGACGGCTCCTCGGGAGTCATGTTTCCTTTCTACGACCCTGACACCCACATGCTCTATCTCGCTGGGAAG GGCGATGGGAATATCAGGTACTATGAGATCAGCTCAGAGAAACCATACATCCACTACCTAACAGAGTTCCGCTCGTCCTTACCTCAGAAGGGGATGG GAGTGATGCCAAAGCGCGGCCTGGATGTGAGCTCCTGTGAGGTGTTCAGGTTCTACAGACTGGTGACCATCAAGAGCCTCATCGAGCCTCTGTCCATGATCGTGCCCCGCAGG tCCGAGGCGTATCAGGAGGACATCTATCCAATGACGCCTGGTAACAGGCCGGCCCTCACTGCAGACGAGTGGCTCTGTGGCGTCAGCAAAG GCCCGGTGCTGATGTCCCTGAAGCCCGGCACCCAAGTAGCAGAGTCGTATCCAGAGATGAACAAAGGGCTGGGAAACTCACTGGACACGCGCAGGTCCCAGAGCCGACCCGGCATGCTGCAGCTGGCGTTCATTCAGAACCAGCTCGGAACCAAAGAAGCCAAGGGGGACGGCGGCCACGCGGACGACCACAGGGGTCGAACAGCCGTTAGCAACGGCGAAGACCTCGCACTTTGCTCTCCGCCGAGGACAGAGAACGAG ATGCGCCTCAAGTTccacaagcagcaggaggagatccGCCGACTGCGGGAGCTCGTCAACCAGAGGGACGTTCGCAtcaaacagctggagctggagatcaAGAACATCAAAAACTCTCAGTCCCCTGAGGTCTCCTAA
- the sgms2a gene encoding phosphatidylcholine:ceramide cholinephosphotransferase 2 isoform X2, with translation MASQEPVDARDCASGKPGPAVEGGTAPGGSNGCPVHAAASEDAKKGFRKGIGRHSDYVKISVPESKLGRLPMEWWKTLVAFFYAGFNLVLTTVVITVVHERVPPKESSPPLPDKFFDYIDRVKWAFTVTEVNGMVLLAIWIIQLFFFRYKSIACRRFFFLIGTLYLYRCVTMYITTLPVPGMHMTCAPKLHGDSHAKVQRVLQLISGGGLSITNSHLLCGDFLYSGHTVMLTLTYLFIKEYSPRSFWWYHLMCWLLSAVGVVCILVAHEHYSVDVVVAYFITSRLFWWYHTMANLQTLKCSPNNYLTNTWWNPLFNFLERNVQTAVPCSYSWPITWPPACLKNPCKKYSMVQSTREE, from the exons ATGGCATCACAGGAGCCCGTGGATGCGAGAGACTGTGCCAGCGGCAAACCCGGCCCAGCGGTGGAGGGTGGGACTGCGCCCGGCGGCAGTAACGGCTGCCCTGTGCACGCCGCTGCCAGCGAGGACGCGAAGAAGGGCTTTCGCAAAGGCATCGGAAGGCACAGCGACTACGTGAAGATCTCCGTGCCCGAAAGCAAGCTCGGTCGCCTGCCCATGGAGTGGTGGAAGACACTGGTGGCCTTCTTCTATGCGGGTTTCAACCTGGTGCTCACTACAGTTGTCATCACCGTGGTTCACGAGAGAGTCCCACCCAAAGAGAGCAGCCCCCCTCTCCCTGACAAGTTCTTTGACTACATTGACAGGGTCAAGTGGGCCTTTACAGTGACGGAGGTCAACGGCATGGTGCTGCTGGCCATTTGGATCATCcagctcttcttcttcagaTATAA GTCCATCGCCTGCAGGCGGTTCTTCTTCCTCATTGGCACCCTGTACTTGTACCGCTGTGTCACTATGTACATCACCACCCTGCCTGTACCTGGCATGCATATGACCTGTGCTCCGAAG CTCCACGGAGACTCCCATGCAAAAGTCCAGCGAGTCCTGCAGCTTATTTCAGGCGGAGGTCTGTCCATTACCAACTCCCACCTCCTGTGTGGAGACTTCCTCTACAGCGGACACACTGTGATGCTGACCCTCACCTACCTGTTCATCAAAGAAT ACTCGCCGCGGTCGTTCTGGTGGTACCATCTGATGTGCTGGCTGCTCAGCGCCGTGGGTGTGGTGTGCATCTTGGTGGCACATGAGCACTACAGTGTGGACGTGGTCGTGGCCTATTTCATCACCTCCCGCCTGTTCTGGTGGTACCACACCATGGCAAATTTACAG ACTCTGAAATGCTCGCCCAACAACTACCTCACAAACACCTGGTGGAACCCACTGTTCAACTTCCTGGAGAGGAACGTCCAGACGGCGGTCCCGTGCTCGTACAGCTGGCCCATCACCTGGCCCCCCGCCTGCCTCAAGAACCCCTGCAAGAAGTACTCCATGGTGCAGAGCACGCGGGAGGAGTGA
- the sgms2a gene encoding phosphatidylcholine:ceramide cholinephosphotransferase 2 isoform X1: MSQGAASGSQGSAAADGGGTARTERGSVKASAQRSSACGWTEEAPMASQEPVDARDCASGKPGPAVEGGTAPGGSNGCPVHAAASEDAKKGFRKGIGRHSDYVKISVPESKLGRLPMEWWKTLVAFFYAGFNLVLTTVVITVVHERVPPKESSPPLPDKFFDYIDRVKWAFTVTEVNGMVLLAIWIIQLFFFRYKSIACRRFFFLIGTLYLYRCVTMYITTLPVPGMHMTCAPKLHGDSHAKVQRVLQLISGGGLSITNSHLLCGDFLYSGHTVMLTLTYLFIKEYSPRSFWWYHLMCWLLSAVGVVCILVAHEHYSVDVVVAYFITSRLFWWYHTMANLQTLKCSPNNYLTNTWWNPLFNFLERNVQTAVPCSYSWPITWPPACLKNPCKKYSMVQSTREE, translated from the exons ATGAGTCAGGGCGCAGCATCAGGGAGTCAGGGAAGTGCGGCTGCGGACGGAGGAGGCACAGCGAGGACGGAGCGAGGCAG CGTAAAAGCTTCAGCCCAGAGGAGCAGTGCCTGTGGGTGGACAGAGGAGGCGCCCATGGCATCACAGGAGCCCGTGGATGCGAGAGACTGTGCCAGCGGCAAACCCGGCCCAGCGGTGGAGGGTGGGACTGCGCCCGGCGGCAGTAACGGCTGCCCTGTGCACGCCGCTGCCAGCGAGGACGCGAAGAAGGGCTTTCGCAAAGGCATCGGAAGGCACAGCGACTACGTGAAGATCTCCGTGCCCGAAAGCAAGCTCGGTCGCCTGCCCATGGAGTGGTGGAAGACACTGGTGGCCTTCTTCTATGCGGGTTTCAACCTGGTGCTCACTACAGTTGTCATCACCGTGGTTCACGAGAGAGTCCCACCCAAAGAGAGCAGCCCCCCTCTCCCTGACAAGTTCTTTGACTACATTGACAGGGTCAAGTGGGCCTTTACAGTGACGGAGGTCAACGGCATGGTGCTGCTGGCCATTTGGATCATCcagctcttcttcttcagaTATAA GTCCATCGCCTGCAGGCGGTTCTTCTTCCTCATTGGCACCCTGTACTTGTACCGCTGTGTCACTATGTACATCACCACCCTGCCTGTACCTGGCATGCATATGACCTGTGCTCCGAAG CTCCACGGAGACTCCCATGCAAAAGTCCAGCGAGTCCTGCAGCTTATTTCAGGCGGAGGTCTGTCCATTACCAACTCCCACCTCCTGTGTGGAGACTTCCTCTACAGCGGACACACTGTGATGCTGACCCTCACCTACCTGTTCATCAAAGAAT ACTCGCCGCGGTCGTTCTGGTGGTACCATCTGATGTGCTGGCTGCTCAGCGCCGTGGGTGTGGTGTGCATCTTGGTGGCACATGAGCACTACAGTGTGGACGTGGTCGTGGCCTATTTCATCACCTCCCGCCTGTTCTGGTGGTACCACACCATGGCAAATTTACAG ACTCTGAAATGCTCGCCCAACAACTACCTCACAAACACCTGGTGGAACCCACTGTTCAACTTCCTGGAGAGGAACGTCCAGACGGCGGTCCCGTGCTCGTACAGCTGGCCCATCACCTGGCCCCCCGCCTGCCTCAAGAACCCCTGCAAGAAGTACTCCATGGTGCAGAGCACGCGGGAGGAGTGA
- the coro2aa gene encoding coronin-2A isoform X1: MTVTKMSWRPQYRSSKFRHVFGKPATKESCYDGVPITCSVQDNNFCAVNPRFLAVITECAGGGAFLVLSIHHTGKVDPHHPRVSGHRGNVLDIKWNPFNDYCIASCSEDNTVKVWEIPPHGVMKNLTVAWKELQGHSRRVSLIEWHPTANGILFSTGYDYQIMIWNLDCSEQVIKNPVRTISHHSDVVLSMSFNTDGSLLATACKDRKVRLMETYSGNLLQEANSKTHKATKVLILGNMKMLLTSGTSRWNDRQMALWDQDDLSVPLLEENVDGSSGVMFPFYDPDTHMLYLAGKGDGNIRYYEISSEKPYIHYLTEFRSSLPQKGMGVMPKRGLDVSSCEVFRFYRLVTIKSLIEPLSMIVPRRSEAYQEDIYPMTPGNRPALTADEWLCGVSKGPVLMSLKPGTQVAESYPEMNKGLGNSLDTRRSQSRPGMLQLAFIQNQLGTKEAKGDGGHADDHRGRTAVSNGEDLALCSPPRTENEMRLKFHKQQEEIRRLRELVNQRDVRIKQLELEIKNIKNSQSPEVS, from the exons ATGACCGTCACAAAG ATGTCATGGCGTCCTCAGTACCGCAGCTCCAAGTTCCGCCACGTGTTCGGGAAACCCGCCACCAAGGAGAGCTGCTACGACGGCGTGCCGATCACGTGCAGCGTGCAGGACAACAACTTCTGCGCCGTCAACCCGCGTTTCCTGGCCGTCATCACGGAGTGCGCCGGAGGAGGGGCCTTCCTGGTCCTGTCCATCCACCAC ACGGGTAAAGTGGACCCCCACCACCCCAGAGTGTCGGGCCACAGAGGCAACGTGTTGGACATCAAATGGAATCCCTTCAACGACTACTGCATCGCGTCGTGCTCCGAGGACAACACG GTCAAAGTGTGGGAAATCCCCCCCCACGGCGTGATGAAGAACCTCACGGTAGCGTGGAAGGAGCTTCAGGGCCACAGCCGCAGAGTGAGCCTCATCGAGTGGCACCCGACTGCTAACGGCATCCTTTTCAGTACAGGCTACGACTaccag ATAATGATCTGGAACCTGGACTGCTCGGAGCAGGTGATAAAGAACCCTGTACGGACCATCAGCCATCACTCGGACGTGGTTCTGTCCATGTCTTTCAACACggacggcagcctgctggccACCGCCTGCAAAGACAGGAAGGTGCGTCTGATGGAGACATACTCAGGAAAcctgctgcag GAAGCCAACTCTAAGACGCACAAAGCCACTAAGGTGCTGATCCTGGGCAACATGAAGATGCTCCTCACGTCCGGAACCTCGCGCTGGAACGATCGACAGATGGCTCTGTGGGATCAG GACGACCTGTCTGTGCCTTTGTTAGAGGAGAACGTGGACGGCTCCTCGGGAGTCATGTTTCCTTTCTACGACCCTGACACCCACATGCTCTATCTCGCTGGGAAG GGCGATGGGAATATCAGGTACTATGAGATCAGCTCAGAGAAACCATACATCCACTACCTAACAGAGTTCCGCTCGTCCTTACCTCAGAAGGGGATGG GAGTGATGCCAAAGCGCGGCCTGGATGTGAGCTCCTGTGAGGTGTTCAGGTTCTACAGACTGGTGACCATCAAGAGCCTCATCGAGCCTCTGTCCATGATCGTGCCCCGCAGG tCCGAGGCGTATCAGGAGGACATCTATCCAATGACGCCTGGTAACAGGCCGGCCCTCACTGCAGACGAGTGGCTCTGTGGCGTCAGCAAAG GCCCGGTGCTGATGTCCCTGAAGCCCGGCACCCAAGTAGCAGAGTCGTATCCAGAGATGAACAAAGGGCTGGGAAACTCACTGGACACGCGCAGGTCCCAGAGCCGACCCGGCATGCTGCAGCTGGCGTTCATTCAGAACCAGCTCGGAACCAAAGAAGCCAAGGGGGACGGCGGCCACGCGGACGACCACAGGGGTCGAACAGCCGTTAGCAACGGCGAAGACCTCGCACTTTGCTCTCCGCCGAGGACAGAGAACGAG ATGCGCCTCAAGTTccacaagcagcaggaggagatccGCCGACTGCGGGAGCTCGTCAACCAGAGGGACGTTCGCAtcaaacagctggagctggagatcaAGAACATCAAAAACTCTCAGTCCCCTGAGGTCTCCTAA
- the papss1 gene encoding bifunctional 3'-phosphoadenosine 5'-phosphosulfate synthase 1, whose protein sequence is MLPADRLTAMETCGNSSKKQKLSNAAESWGMQRATNVTYQAHHVSRNKRGQVVGTRGGFRGCTVWLTGLSGAGKTTVSMALEEYLVCHGIPCYTLDGDNIRQGLNKNLGFSPEDREENIRRIAEVARLFADAGLVCIASFISPYSRDRINARKIHEAAGLPFFEVFVDAPLDVCEQRDVKGLYKKARAGEIRGFTGIDSEYEKPEAPELVLKTDSCSVNECIQQLIDLLQERDIVPVDASYEVKELYVQENKLDLAKADAETLPAVQIGKVDMQWVQVLAEGWATPLNGFMREREYLQCLHFDCLLDGGVINLSVPVVLPVSTADKERLDGVTAIALVYEGRRVAIIRNPEFYEHRKEERCARQWGTTCKDHPYIKMVMESGDWLVGGDVQVLDRIYWKDGLDQYRLTPTELKQKFKEMNADAVFAFQLRNPVHNGHALLMQDTHKRLIERGYRRPVLLLHPLGGWTKDDDVPLPWRMKQHAAVLDEGILNPDSTIVAIFPSPMMYAGPTEVQWHCRARMVAGANFYIVGRDPAGMPHPDTGKDLYEPTHGAKVLTMAPGLITLEIVPFKVAAYNKVKRAMDFYDPKNHQDYDFISGTRMRKMAREGTNPPDGFMAPKAWDVLKEYYKSLEKA, encoded by the exons ATGCTGCCCGCCGACCGCCTCACGGCCATGGAGACGTGCGGGAACTCGAGCAAGAAGCAGAAGCTGAGCAACGCTGCCGAGAGCTGG GGAATGCAACGAGCAACCAATGTGACGTATCAAGCTCACCATGTCAGTCGAAACAAGCGTGGGCAGGTTGTGGGCACAAGAGGAGGATTCAGAGGCTGCACCGTATGGCTGACTG GTTTATCTGGAGCGGGCAAGACGACGGTGAGCATGGCTTTGGAGGAGTACCTGGTGTGTCACGGTATCCCCTGCTACACCCTAGATGGAGACAACATCCGCCAGGGCCTGAATAAGAACCTGGGTTTCAGCCCAGAGGACCGTGAGGAGAACATACGGCGCATTGCTGAGGTGGCCCGGCTTTTCGCCGATGCGGGGCTAGTCTGCATTGCCAGCTTCATCTCTCCTTATAGCAGA GACCGCATCAATGCCAGGAAGATCCACGAAGCTGCAGGGCTGCCCTTCTTTGAGGTGTTTGTGGACGCCCCACTGGATGTCTGCGAGCAGCGGGATGTGAAGGGGCTGTACAAAAAAGCCAGAGCAGGGGAAATAAGAG GTTTCACAGGAATAGACTCAGAGTATGAGAAACCAGAGGCTCCAGAGCTGGTGCTAAAGACTGACTCCTGCAGTGTGAATGAGTGCATACAACAGCTTATAGACCTGCTTCAGGAGAGG GATATTGTTCCCGTTGATGCATCTTATGAAGTGAAGGAACTGTATGTTCAGGAGAACAAACTGGACCTGGCCAAGGCTGATGCAGAGACGCTGCCTGCTGTACAGATTGGCAAG GTGGACATGCAGTGGGTGCAGGTGCTGGCTGAAGGCTGGGCCACTCCTCTCAACGGTTTTATGAGGGAAAGAGAGTATTTACAGTGTCTTCACTTTGACTGTCTGCTGGATG GTGGCGTCATCAACCTGTCAGTTCCTGTAGTGCTGCCAGTCTCAACTGCAGATAAGGAGCGTTTAGATGGTGTAACGGCCATTGCTCTCGTCTATGAGGGCAGACGAGTTGCCATTATCCGCAACCCTGAGTTTTATGAACATCGCAAAGAAGAGCGCTGTGCTCGCCAGTGGGGCACCACCTGCAAGGACCACCCCTACATCAAG ATGGTGATGGAAAGTGGAGACTGGCTAGTTGGCGGAGACGTGCAGGTTCTGGACAGGATCTACTGGAAAGATGGACTCGACCAGTACCGACTGACACCCACTGAGCTCAAACAGAAGTTCAAAGAAATGAATGCAG ATGCCGTATTCGCCTTTCAGCTTCGCAACCCCGTTCACAACGGCCACGCTCTCCTGATGCAGGACACCCACAAGCGTCTCATCGAGCGAGGCTACCGCCGGCCCGTTCTGCTGCTCCACCCACTGGGAGGCTGGACCAAGGACGATGACGTGCCTCTGCCTTGGAGAATGAAGCAGCACGCCGCAGTTCTTGACGAGGGCATATTGAATCCAGACTCAACTATTGTTGCCATTTTCCCCTCACCCATGATGTATGCAGGGCCAACTGAG GTTCAGTGGCATTGCAGAGCTCGAATGGTTGCTGGTGCCAACTTCTACATTGTGGGTCGTGACCCTGCAGGCATGCCTCACCCTGACACGGGAAAGGACCTGTACGAACCCACTCACGGTGCTAAGGTCCTCACCATGGCTCCAGGCCTCATCACTCTGGAAATTGTGCCTTTCAAGGTTGCTGCTTACAACAAGGTCAAAAGAGCAATGGACTTTTATGACCCCAAAAA CCACCAAGACTATGATTTTATCTCTGGCACACGGATGCGTAAAATGGCTCGTGAAGGAACAAATCCTCCTGATGGCTTCATGGCACCGAAGGCCTGGGATGTGCTAAAGGAATACTACAAGTCCCTGGAAAAGGCCTAA